In the Vanessa cardui chromosome 10, ilVanCard2.1, whole genome shotgun sequence genome, one interval contains:
- the LOC124532846 gene encoding zinc finger HIT domain-containing protein 2 isoform X1, giving the protein MSKESSESKQTRLCGLCDAKPSKYCCPRCEVFYCSLDCYKSEKHEGCSESFYREYVNEELASHQVGDDAKAKMIDILKKMHENEDDEIDEFENIEEIDSDDGSEIDLHTRIQDLNLDDPDALWNALTEDERNDFEAMLNQGDVGAIIPQWEPWWSFTKEKKLVEDVEESKKETEALKKCPAIKSVPKFTSLTTVKPSPAIRFNMANVVASYAFVMRYFNGEIEPLETASYLLEICTNLNCNNNFEDPESAVESVAQRCLQSELIETDEASLDVMRNDTLQILQGPSEENKLHYNKATFSHIIQIFTDAKALCKRNKTDVNDNSTNKGTFSRKFPEHNQSHLPNIDLSKVKKVIKKLEYYLSFLDSCDN; this is encoded by the exons ATGTCGAAAGAATCTTCTGAATCAAAACAAACAAGGTTATGTGGATT ATGCGATGCAAAACCAAGTAAGTACTGCTGTCCACGATGCGAAGTGTTCTACTGCTCACTCGATTGCTACAAATCAGAAAAACACGAAGGATGCTCGGAAAGTTTTTACAGAGAGTACGTTAACGAAGAACTAGCATCACATCAAGTTGGTGACGACGCTAAAGCCAAAATGATTgacatattgaaaaaaatgcatGAGAATGAGGATGATGAAATAGATGAATTCGAAAATATCGAAGAAATAGACTCTGATGACGGTTCTGAAATAGATTTACATACTAGAATACAAGACTTAAACTTAGACGACCCAGATGCTCTTTGGAATGCACTAACAGAAGATGAGAGAAATGATTTTGAAGCGATGCTCAATCAAGGTGATGTCGGCGCTATAATACCTCAGTGGGAGCCATGGTGGTCCtttactaaagaaaaaaaacttgtaGAAGATGTAGAAGAATCAAAGAAAGAAACAGAAGCATTAAAGAAATGCCCTGCAATAAAATCTGTACCAAAGTTCACTTCACTCACT aCAGTCAAACCATCACCAGCTATAAGATTTAACATGGCAAATGTTGTAGCTTCTTATGCTTTTGTCATGAGATATTTTAATGGTGAAATAGAACCATTGGAAACAGCCTCTTATTTACTAGAAATATGTACtaatttaaattgcaataataacTTTGAGGATCCCGAATCGGCAGTAGAATCTGTGGCACAGCGGTGTTTACAA agtGAATTAATAGAAACAGATGAAGCAAGCTTAGATGTGATGAGAAATGACACACTACAAATATTACAAGGGCCGAGTGaagaaaataaattgcattACAATAAAGCAACTTTCTCTCACATCATTCAAATATTTACAGATGCAAAAGCACTttgcaaaagaaataaaacagatGTTAATGATAACAGTACAAATAAAGGGACATTTTCTAGGAAATTCCCTGAACATAACCAAAGCCATTTACCCAATATAGATTTAAGCAAAGTTAAGAAAGTTATCAAGAAGttggaatattatttatcatttttagaCAGCTGTGATAATTGA
- the LOC124532846 gene encoding uncharacterized protein LOC124532846 isoform X2: MSKESSESKQTRLCGLCDAKPSKYCCPRCEVFYCSLDCYKSEKHEGCSESFYREYVNEELASHQVGDDAKAKMIDILKKMHENEDDEIDEFENIEEIDSDDGSEIDLHTRIQDLNLDDPDALWNALTEDERNDFEAMLNQGDVGAIIPQWEPWWSFTKEKKLVEDVEESKKETEALKKCPAIKSVPKFTSLTSELIETDEASLDVMRNDTLQILQGPSEENKLHYNKATFSHIIQIFTDAKALCKRNKTDVNDNSTNKGTFSRKFPEHNQSHLPNIDLSKVKKVIKKLEYYLSFLDSCDN, translated from the exons ATGTCGAAAGAATCTTCTGAATCAAAACAAACAAGGTTATGTGGATT ATGCGATGCAAAACCAAGTAAGTACTGCTGTCCACGATGCGAAGTGTTCTACTGCTCACTCGATTGCTACAAATCAGAAAAACACGAAGGATGCTCGGAAAGTTTTTACAGAGAGTACGTTAACGAAGAACTAGCATCACATCAAGTTGGTGACGACGCTAAAGCCAAAATGATTgacatattgaaaaaaatgcatGAGAATGAGGATGATGAAATAGATGAATTCGAAAATATCGAAGAAATAGACTCTGATGACGGTTCTGAAATAGATTTACATACTAGAATACAAGACTTAAACTTAGACGACCCAGATGCTCTTTGGAATGCACTAACAGAAGATGAGAGAAATGATTTTGAAGCGATGCTCAATCAAGGTGATGTCGGCGCTATAATACCTCAGTGGGAGCCATGGTGGTCCtttactaaagaaaaaaaacttgtaGAAGATGTAGAAGAATCAAAGAAAGAAACAGAAGCATTAAAGAAATGCCCTGCAATAAAATCTGTACCAAAGTTCACTTCACTCACT agtGAATTAATAGAAACAGATGAAGCAAGCTTAGATGTGATGAGAAATGACACACTACAAATATTACAAGGGCCGAGTGaagaaaataaattgcattACAATAAAGCAACTTTCTCTCACATCATTCAAATATTTACAGATGCAAAAGCACTttgcaaaagaaataaaacagatGTTAATGATAACAGTACAAATAAAGGGACATTTTCTAGGAAATTCCCTGAACATAACCAAAGCCATTTACCCAATATAGATTTAAGCAAAGTTAAGAAAGTTATCAAGAAGttggaatattatttatcatttttagaCAGCTGTGATAATTGA